The Planococcus versutus genome contains a region encoding:
- a CDS encoding GlsB/YeaQ/YmgE family stress response membrane protein: MGFILYLIMGGIIGWIAGMILGKNVPGGIIGNIIAGIIGAWLGGMILGDFGPVIWDIAIVPALIGALIFVFVLSLIMGSMRKRS; the protein is encoded by the coding sequence ATGGGTTTTATTTTGTATCTTATTATGGGTGGCATCATCGGTTGGATCGCCGGAATGATTCTTGGTAAAAACGTACCAGGCGGTATTATTGGTAATATTATAGCTGGTATTATTGGTGCTTGGTTAGGTGGAATGATTCTTGGAGATTTCGGACCTGTCATTTGGGACATTGCAATTGTACCAGCATTAATCGGTGCATTAATCTTTGTATTCGTTCTTAGCCTGATCATGGGATCTATGAGAAAAAGATCATAA
- a CDS encoding SCO family protein, with protein sequence MRFVSCAALLSLVLLLSACGNSAIEDFSYTDQRGDTVSLEDLEGTPWLATFVFTNCETVCPPMTFNLSSIQEELEAEGLEDYQIVAFSVDPAVDTPETMQAYLSNYTVPDESKWHLLTGYTQLEIAQYAKDNFKSFVRNDPESDQVIHGTSFYLVDQEGVVVNNYDGFDNVPVKDIVNDLRNLLE encoded by the coding sequence ATGCGATTCGTTTCTTGTGCGGCATTGCTGAGCTTAGTGCTATTGTTATCAGCATGCGGTAATTCCGCAATTGAAGATTTTTCGTATACAGATCAACGAGGAGATACCGTTTCTTTAGAGGATTTAGAAGGTACGCCTTGGCTGGCGACTTTTGTTTTCACGAATTGTGAGACGGTTTGTCCTCCGATGACATTTAATTTAAGTAGCATTCAAGAAGAACTAGAAGCGGAAGGCTTAGAGGATTATCAAATTGTAGCATTCAGCGTAGATCCAGCCGTTGATACACCCGAAACGATGCAAGCTTATTTATCAAATTATACAGTGCCTGATGAGTCAAAATGGCATTTGTTGACGGGCTATACACAGCTTGAAATTGCTCAATACGCAAAAGATAATTTTAAGTCTTTTGTACGAAACGACCCTGAAAGTGACCAAGTAATACACGGAACGAGCTTTTATTTAGTTGACCAAGAAGGAGTTGTCGTTAATAATTATGATGGCTTTGACAATGTTCCTGTAAAAGATATTGTCAATGATTTACGCAACTTACTTGAATGA
- a CDS encoding YvrJ family protein, protein MAEWMQWIQELGFPIFVSFYLMHRVETKLVAIHDALLTLKLN, encoded by the coding sequence ATGGCTGAGTGGATGCAATGGATTCAAGAACTCGGATTCCCTATATTTGTATCTTTTTATTTGATGCATCGTGTGGAAACAAAGTTGGTCGCCATTCATGACGCACTTTTAACCTTGAAGCTAAATTGA
- the mscL gene encoding large conductance mechanosensitive channel protein MscL has product MWEDFKKFALKGNVLDLAVAVVIGAAFGKVVSSLVEDIIMPVVGILVGGISVEDWSYKVNDVVLNYGLFIQSIIDFFIIAFSIFMVIRIFTKMKRKKDIPAEEEPEVLDKTQEILMEIKDLLSKERTGL; this is encoded by the coding sequence GTGTGGGAAGATTTTAAGAAGTTTGCTTTAAAAGGAAACGTCCTTGACTTAGCAGTTGCCGTAGTTATTGGTGCGGCTTTTGGGAAAGTTGTCTCTTCTTTAGTGGAAGATATTATCATGCCAGTTGTTGGAATTTTAGTCGGTGGAATTAGCGTAGAAGATTGGAGTTATAAAGTGAATGATGTGGTCTTGAATTACGGTTTGTTTATTCAATCCATAATCGACTTTTTCATCATTGCATTCTCTATCTTCATGGTCATTCGTATCTTTACAAAAATGAAACGCAAAAAAGATATACCTGCTGAAGAAGAGCCAGAAGTTTTAGACAAAACTCAGGAAATCTTAATGGAAATTAAAGACTTGTTAAGCAAAGAAAGAACCGGTCTTTAA
- a CDS encoding lytic transglycosylase domain-containing protein: MSKKKLPRRWKRKIGCLILFVPAAIVAMTIAILIFAVVNSELVVKTIKEGPSHLIELKVPEENIPLYKKAADAYDIPWTLLAAHHRIETRFSTMDPLLSPVGAEGHLQFMPCTFVGWSHPSCSGQGQGNISEEDKVDVDVIAYYGGYGVDGDGDGIADPYNLTDALYSAANYLSQNGAAEGDLEKAIFQYNHSEEYVADVLYYYHLYEEQLN, from the coding sequence ATGAGTAAAAAAAAATTGCCAAGAAGATGGAAGCGAAAGATAGGGTGTTTAATTCTCTTTGTTCCAGCAGCGATTGTTGCAATGACAATCGCTATTCTTATTTTTGCTGTAGTCAATTCTGAGCTGGTGGTTAAAACCATTAAAGAAGGTCCCAGTCACTTGATTGAGTTAAAAGTTCCTGAAGAAAATATACCGTTGTATAAAAAAGCAGCAGATGCCTACGATATTCCTTGGACATTGCTTGCAGCACATCACCGAATCGAAACTAGATTTTCGACGATGGATCCATTATTGTCTCCCGTTGGAGCAGAAGGGCATCTTCAGTTTATGCCGTGTACATTTGTAGGATGGAGTCACCCAAGTTGCTCGGGGCAAGGACAAGGGAATATTAGTGAAGAAGATAAAGTCGATGTTGATGTTATAGCTTACTACGGCGGATACGGTGTAGATGGAGATGGAGATGGCATTGCCGACCCATATAACTTAACCGATGCTCTATACAGTGCTGCCAATTACTTATCACAAAACGGTGCAGCTGAAGGAGATTTAGAAAAAGCTATTTTTCAATACAATCATAGTGAAGAATATGTAGCAGATGTACTCTATTATTACCATTTGTATGAAGAACAACTAAATTAA
- a CDS encoding DUF2922 domain-containing protein, which yields MAKTLELIFMTTAGKDVTLTVDDPREDVTDAELLVGMQAIITHAVFEVEGSPLGAVKGARIVERNIVEYEV from the coding sequence ATGGCTAAAACATTGGAATTGATTTTTATGACAACTGCCGGAAAAGATGTTACTTTGACAGTAGATGACCCACGAGAAGACGTTACGGATGCTGAATTGCTTGTAGGAATGCAAGCCATTATTACACACGCTGTTTTCGAAGTAGAAGGCTCGCCATTAGGCGCTGTGAAAGGTGCTCGTATTGTCGAACGAAATATTGTAGAGTACGAAGTATAA